ATGCAGTTCTCCCGCACTGCATTCACCATTCACCATTTTCTGTTTGTAAAAGCAGTTCAAGCGGGAGATCTGTATGCAGTTcaatatttttgtctttttgtgaAAAAAGCAGGAGATCTGCATGCAGATCTCATCCGCTAACATTTGGTGGTGTTgatctgctttttttttgtttggtcaataaataactttgttacaacacataactttaaaatatatttatctagtcttataaatataatattttactttatttttatttacaactttaacaatacaaaattatcatatctttacttattattttttgtcatataatttttactttttaaaataatcattttaatataaatacatattcaatatattatgtatatctatagtaatatagtttaaatatgtatactaatATAAGAGATGCGTATTTTGTATCAcgcaaatatatagtaaataatttaaatatgtatatttatgaaGAGGAGatgtatatttcatttatatatttaattatgatatgtattatgaaaatatatagtaaataattGTAATATGAACAATAATGAAAGAgatatatcattaaatttttattttaaaattgtgttttatgaatttagtgcaataatttttgttatttatgtactatatttattatattatatactttgatatatttttattataatctttTAACATTTAATCTACTTTATTTGGGACTTTTTCATTTAGAACTATAATAACTATTTGTTCTGAACTATAAATAACTGTTTGTTCTGATTGTTCTGCATTTCTCCTGCATATTCTGTTTGATCCGTTTGATCTGCACTTCTCCTACTTGATCTGCTTGATCTACACTTCTCTTGCTTGATCCGCTTGATCCGCTTGATCTGCACTGCTTGAACCGTTTTTACCATTCGAAGCCTTAGTTTACTTTTTTCTTAGTTTTATAATTGATGGGAAAACCTGGTTGAACTAACCTGTAGTTTTCGGCCAGGAAGAATGGTGATTCATTCAAACAATCATTGTTCTCCAAATATAACTGATGATCATTATGTTTTCCCTTTGGACCCTACCTGCTTGTGGCTCCCAGGGTTGATCAAAGTAATCATGACGAtaattgaatttattaaaaaaataaaaaagataattgaaTTGATTTACTTTGATTTATATAAGAAGTTATTGCATAACAGTTCAGACATCCATGCATGTATCGATTTCCCACTCTCCTTTTCTATTTGGCATTTGACACCAGATATAATTTCACTTCTTAACATGTTATGTATTGGtttaacactacaagaaaacatcggTATTCTGAGGAACataccgagggaaaatgagttcctcggaattttctgacgaaaaatcgaggaaataccgagaaaaccaaaaaatatggtttcctcggtttcctcgaaaaatttcgaggaaattgcgaggaagACACATTTCCTCAAATTTTTTtgaggaaattgcgaggaagACACATTTTCTTCGTATTTTTCGAGGGAATACCGAGAGACAATAGAGTTCCTCGAAAATTCCTTGGAATGTCCCTTCACGGTTGAGGGGTTTGGTTTAAAAACCCTCTTGTTCATCGAAATACCCTcaaaatatttcgaggaaatttcgacgaaacaaatgattttcggtatttcctcgaaattccctcacaatattctgagggaatttcgaggaataaggggttttaaaccgaaaacaacgtttgcggattgaataacacgtatataaccttcatCAAGTGTCTTAGGCAGATTATGAAgtcaaactttagggttttaaaccgaaaataatgttttacGGATTGAATggaaaccacacaacataagagaaacactttacattttaataaacgttaaaagaaatacttacaattatttttgtaattgtgtttatttcgttgtttatgatcatctatacaaagaaatctcattagtatgaattacatttgtataagaaatgacatagaagaaaaaaatcaatgttttcaaaaccccaaaccctgtttcctcaaaatttcctcacaatattgtgaggaaatttcgaggaacctgctttcctcagaatatttttcattaacccGGCAACCCTAGCCGCCAAATGTTTCGCGAAAATTAGATTAGAAGATTTCGAGAAATTTCGAGGAATCTTATTAAATTTtgcgaggaaattccgacggacagTGTCCGTCGGACGtctcataaattaggttttacgttcttctcttccccatttctctctgcctctcctctcttcctctcctctcttgcgcggcctccttcctctcctctcttcctctgcgCGGCAAAtcccctctcttcctctcctctcttcctctcttcttttCCTATCATGTaagttcatctctcttctcttcctctcttcatagATCGATTCTTTGGATGTTAGATCTCGAAATTTAGGTTGTTAGGAAGgaaattctaggattgaatagatagtttaggattttcaagtttggattgttgtttggattgttgttataattttttttttagttcttttgtgttttgggtaaaattcaaaacatttttcatgttttaaaacgtttttgatttttttaaaacgttttttgatttttaaaaatgtgtatatgattttttaaaatgttttttttttttaaacgttttttttttatttttaaaaatgtgtatatgatttttaaacgtttttgaatttttaaaacgttttttgattttttaaaactattttttatatattaaaactattttgtacttattaaactattttttatatattaaaactatttttgtaattattaaactattttatatatattaaaactttttttgtaattatgaaattgttgttttattttttttcgatttattttgtgttttggttaaaattcaaaacgtttttgtgttttaaaacgttttttgatttttaaaacgttttttgatttttaaaaatgtgtatatgatttttttaaacgttttttgtaattactaaactatttttatatatttaaactctttttatatatttaaattatttttgtaattattaaactattttatatatattaaaacgttttttaaagtttacagtaataataaaacgtttttcataaattttaaaaatatttaaaaacctttttctatatttataaacgatttttaattttttatatatatataattatatatatatatatatatatgtataaatcatgtatactaaaaactatatatagtaattatcaaactatttttttatatatttatatttttgattaaaaactattttggatttttaaaatttttatttattaaaactaatttttaatatatttaatttgtacaatttgaataatattatctaatatattttcaatttcaatttttattttatattttatattttcgaatttcattaaaaaaattaatatttttttttatttatttttttgaaaattccgaggaaaggGTTCCCTCAGAATATTTCGACGACCATGTCCGTAGGAAAATTTTGAGGACTTTTGTGATGAACCCTCGTCCTCACAGTTTCCTCAGAATTactgttcctcgaaattccgtcagaaaattttgaggaaatttcgagggaaaatgaaatttcgaggagTTTTTTTCGAGGACCTTTTTTCTCGGTATGGCGTCGGAATATGGTTATTCCGACAACATACTGAGGAAAAAATCCCTCAATATttgcgtgttttcttgtagtgtaaacTCTTTTTAGAAGTATAAAATTTACTCCAATGTTTACTGCCAATTTATCGATTAAAAATGTCGTCTATTATATCGAGCATAAACAATGTTTAGccgatgaagaaaaaaaaatgtttagccACAATTCTTTTAATTTCATCGTAAATCCACTTTCTTTCTTACATTTATAGAGAGCAATTAAATAGCGGTTAATACTAAATGATGAAAAGATAGTGTCTAGTTAAATGATTATGTATTTACATGTTTGAGAAAACATAAGAGTTTGATCGAACTCAAACCATTCTTCATTCATTAACTAAGAACAAAGTCTAAAACACAAGTTTGATCAATACTAACTATTAAATAAGGAATAGATATGAAAGTAGCAACTCTACAAGAACTTATGGGTTATCTATAAAAAAGGAACTATACAGGTTCAGAATATTAAGATGATGATTTAATCGGTACATCAAACTAATATATGAACttaatataaatcaaaacatgTGGAGCCGTGGAGGTCAAGAAACATGGATGAGAGTGACATAACTTAATCTTCCATTCAAAATCAGCAATCAGGAATCGAACATTATAATCTGTCTAGACATCAATCGGAAGTGGTGGGACCACTGGAAAATAGACATAGAGTTTTGTGGTTGACCAGTCAAAGTTGTTATATTTTCAGTTGCTTTAGTCTTTGTTAGACAAAACTGGAATGTCTTGGGCAACAAAAAGAAGCTAAAGCTGATCGTATTGGTAAGAGCGCTCCcaaatatatgaatcatattgCAATCTATCTCGACATGATGTACTTCTCACTTATCATAGTTTATTGACTGTTATCGAATTCTATTTATAATACACCTGTATATAGCAGTACTTTATTTCATATTAGTATTCGACCTAATGGTTCCATACTTGAAATGAGTTGAATATTTGTGAAGAATAATTTGGATGTTTGATCGTAACTTTGATTTGAGTGAATATGTAAAGAACATTGAGTTCCTTTTTTCGGTTAAATAATGCCAACTGAGTATTCAgtgatatatattatgtatttgcCTTAGATGATAGTACCGTTGGTGTAGTGGATGATGGTCTACGCATGATGACATTCGAAGCTTTATTACCTTTGTTCAATCAAGACTGCATCAAGTTGGTCCATCTCATAATAATGGTTGAAACCTGTTGGTCCATTTCTGCACTAATTAGTGATCAGTGATCGAGAATGGCCTAGATTTTCTGTTCGaaatttggattttaaaatGTAGGTCTAGGAGTTAACATAAATGACTCAAGTTTAATAAACTCTTTCTATAATTTatgtagtattttgtaattttccAAAGTTAGCTCATAACTTAGGTCACATTGGTAAATGGAAACTATGTAACATCTAATTAGATTCGAACGATAATAGTAGATTGAGAAATGCAGGACAAACGATATAATTGCGGTGTAATTTTACAGTAATAAAAcgtataatatatagtatatatagaGATTTTTGTTACTGTTAACTACGGTGCGATGCAGATCTTAATATTTAGAATCTTAGAATATAATAATCTAGTATGAAATcaattctaaaatttatggGATCTAACGATATAcgataattttaatatatatatatatatatatatatatatatatatatatagttgaattattaatatttacgGATATATGCAGTTATCTGGTTTCACTATACTTATGGTTTCACTATActtagaatattttataattcgCTTCATAATTTACtgcaaaataaaatgaaaaataaaggaataaagaaacaaaaataataattattccATAAATAGAATAGTAgaatttttgtttcttcatcaatctatttttattttattttgcagtAAATTATAGAATTGGATTGAAGATGCTTTAATCGGTCCTACTCGAAGTAACAAAAACATTTGAATCAAATAATGAAACCTAACGTTTGAATTATAAGCGTCAAATAAGAAGAACCTTGAAACTTCCAGACATATATTCCTTAACCACAGCAGGAACAGAGTGACTGGCCGGCAGTATAAGTGGGACCTGGATGCCGGGTAATTGGGCAACACGTGACGGCATGGCAAAGGAATAATTTGGAGAAAACCGAGGAAAGATAAAATGGTAGAGCAAGTGGTTGCAGCCATATTGGTTTTGCATGTGGTGTCTCACTCACTCACAGTCAGGGTTTCAAACTCTTTTAACTTTTTTCCTATTTCCAAATAATTACTGACAAAAACATTAGAATCAAATTTCATTCTACTCTAGTTTGGTTGTATTTATCggcatatattaatataaaatatatacaagaaCTTTGTATGATATATTATGTACGTACTATGTTTTAAGATCATGTTTTCGatttctttaaaattataatgttaaatatcatatatgatCACTTGTATTTTGTACACCATGTAAGCTGCCTTCAGTTAGAACTATGTTAGTTTCTTACAGAAACAGCTTACTtgtgttgttaaaaaaaaacagcttGCATACTCTGATAATTAAGCACACTAACCAAGAGACGTGTATTAAATAAACGAAAAGAAGATTTAGGATGGGATTAGAAATTTTGAGGCACTATTCCCAATAAGACCCCGCATATATTCTTGCCTCCATCTTCAAGCAAAGCATCGAGGCGTAGATTCCCATGCAGCTCTTTCTTTTTAGCTCATGTccctttttatataatttaatagtaGCTCTTTGGAGCTTTCTTTTGTCTGTTTCCACTTTAGTGAAAATTTCTCTAGATTTCAGAAAATGGATTCGTTTTTACGATCtgtaatgttttttattttatttaataagttTTGATCGGTATTAGAATGTGCTCCTCTTACTCAAACGTACGATCTCTTTtctttatctctttcttttttagaaagttttctttcatctttttgtttttgtttttgtttgatttcgTCTATATGAAGCTAGTTTCTCTAATGTAAGATGTATACAATTTGCTTTCGAAATTCAttgcaaaaaaaatcatttttcaaatGTACTATATGGCTAAATTGTATCAGAGAAAACTTCTCACTCAGATATTGCTTTTCTACTGCGGGCCTGTAATAACTCTACCACAGTGAAGTAATTTGGGCCTACAGTTACAAAACCTGTGGGCTTAACtacatatatttgaatattagAAAATATCAAGTGTAATTGTtcgaaaaaaaagaatgaaatatCAAAAGTAATCTAAAATCATTCACTAAACCATCTCTCATTTACTCACACAGTCGCACTCTTCTCAGAGATCAACCTTCTGATCAGCCCTGACATCTCTTCTCTCAAATGATTAACCAGATCCGGTACGGTCTCCTTCACATCAGTAAACCACAACTCATCCCGGTTCTTCACTCCTCCAGAGCTAAACCATTCGCATATAACCCGGGCAATTGCGAGAAGGTAAACACCACAATCGTACCTATTCTTCTGCTGAGGTGTATCACTGCACTCTCTGTACATCGCATCACCATCAGACACAAACGGAGAAACCGCTTCGAAGAGCTGTTTTGCACTCCATTTATTCAGTCCCATCAAGCTGTCGTGATGGAAAAACGAGTTGGCTTCTCTGTGGTACACGAGTAAGCTCCAGTGTAACCCTCCTTCTGCTAGCTCGACATTGGTATTGTCGTTTACAGGAAATATCAGGAGGTCGCTTTCGAGTAACCTAAGGGGTTTGATGAAGTCTTTGAGTGATTCGGTGTCGGGGCAGTTTGAGATCCAGAAGGCAATGGAGGGAGGGATGAGTGAGATGGCAGAGGAAGTGTGGACCGTGGATAGGTAGCTTAGGTAGAACTCGATGATACGGTCGTTTAGAAAATTGGGTCCGTTGAGGATGTCCAAATCTGATCTCCTGAGGACGACATCGTTGTAGCTGAGGATCTTGTCGTCATCTGAACTGTATCCCATGGCAGACACTGGAGTAATCTAGAATAAATCTGCAATATTCAAATGCCAATGAGCAAGAGCGAACATAACGAACTTGTATCCTCAAGAGAACATATATAGTTAACGTGCGTAACAAGAcatgaatcaaacaaaagagTTGTACAAACCAAAAACATTCGTTGAGGCTTTTTGTCGAACAGTTTGCGATCACTAtgataatatttactttttgttcTTACAAGAATCACACAAAGGAAACAAATTTATTACACAGTTACATCCAAGCGAAATCAGtggttatataaaattgaatttaacaACAAATTAAATTGGAATAAATGTAACAGAAAAAATCTCTTTCAGGGAACAGAAACTTGGTAAACAATTCACTCATGATTTGTAACGAACTAATGAATTATACATTACCTTGAATCTCTATGGTCTAGACGTGATTCCCGACAAAAGATCAATCCACGGCTTGAAAAAGAACTGTTAAATCTGagttaaataataattcagACAGAATGAAGTGAAATTCAGACATGTGGGGAAATATGAAGAAAGGAAAGTTGATTTGGTGTATCAAATGGAAAAGGAATATAAGCTAGGCCCATAAGCCCAGACTAAGCCCAATATATCAACGTCAGCCCAAGATTGTAATCTTAGATCGTTTGAGCAAAATAAATGCTTTCAATCAACAATTCATGATGTTATTTTCTCAATCTTCTGAAATTCTgaaggagttttttttttttttttgctaaaaattcTGAAGGAGTTTTTGAAAGCCATAATTGATTCCTTACGTGTGTATGATATTCAAATCTTCTAACGCATAAGCATATCGTAtaatttcttttacattttacatattttcataaaaatcatatatattttgataaacacttttagttttttgagaacataaataatatttattatgctgatttttgatttatgtattaataaatattttaaagataactATGCCCGCACACACCTAGTTAAACTGTGTTTGGCAAGCTCTCTTCCTTGAAAAAACCTAATAGTGAATCATTCATGTGGCATATCAAAAATCGTAAGAATATTTTtgatatgaaaaatatgaaaaatgtaataaaataaaacgtaaccagttattaataatataaagagaAATACTGATCCaaattggtttctttttttggcCTCTTGTGATGATTGAGGAGGACTAACAGAATGTAATCAAAATCCACTTATTTTTAATGAGCAATCTGTATATTTAAACAGGAATATTACTAAGAAGCTGTGTTCACTAACTAAGCAATTCGTTAGCCTGTTAAACTCCAGTAAACTTAAAGAAACAGTCTGGATATTTAAGTCTTATACATATGGTTTaagaaacaacaaacaaaaggCTCTAACAAGAACCGTGTGTGGGAAGCTATCAAAGCTCTTATATCATTCGTATATACAtactagaaaagaaaactatGTACAAATCATCTTTTAAGCAGCAGTCTTTTATGTCTTTAGGCAGAAGAAATTCCTAAACGAACGAGGATTCAACTTGGCCTTCTCGTTTTTCAACTCAGCTTTGAGACCAGACATGGCACCCTCAAGTTTCTTGACCTCTTGTTCGAGTTCCACAATCCGAGCTTTACAAGCATCGCGTTTCTTCCTCTCCAAGTAAGCTTCACGTTTCTTCACCTCGAACTCTGACCACAACCACTCCACCTTTATACCGTCTTCCGTCAGATAAGCCAATTTCTCCGAAGTTCTCCTTAATTCAGCATCAGACAGCGTTCGCTCATGGCCAAGTTTCCGTATGATATGGGAGATATCGCGCATCATATGAAATGCCCTGAGTACTGGCTTCTGAGATTGTAAACTCAGTGCTGTTTCTGGGTGTGTCTTAATAATCCACTCCACTAAATCCTTATCCCCCCACGGAATTCCGTATTCGTTGACTTGGGCCCTCCTATGATTTGATTCATCCGGGTTATATTTCGGAAGAAGCATATTAAAAAATACCACTCCTCCACTCATGGTGAGATGtctctataaaaatatatattgttttcaaGCGTTTTTCTTCGTGATATGCTCCATTAGTAACGCCTTCTATATCTTTATATAGGCAGCTAAAGACCGACAGGACAATTACTTCCAAATCTATAATAAGATAAAATTGGaattttattaatgattttttttagatttcgtTTTGATATATATCAATAACTAAATTTAAGTCTTTTTACTTTTTGGCCAAAGAAAATCATAGATATTtattgatgatatttttttgtatttcgtTTTGAGCTAGGAgttaattagaaaaataaataatataattaattagcctttagttttccttttcttctgtTTGATTATTACATCTCCCTTACGAGACCAACAGATCACCATGGTTAGCTTGGATGACAAGTAAAGCCTGTGACCTAACCCACCAGCTTTTAGATAAGATCCTAGACAAGAAGACAAGATGTGAGAGTGATCAGCTGAGTGCTTCTCCATCGAGATTTATGATTCTGTACATTCCTCTCCAGATAATACAAAGCTGAGTCAACAAGAAGACAATGCCGAGTGAAGGTAGCGTATGAGACAAAGCCCACTTCTTGATGTGAGCTCTGGCAAAATTCTTGGGAAAAATATATACGGCGCGTTGTCAACTATTTTTTACAGTGCTATCTATCTGATTAAAACTCAAGTATAAAATGGGATTGATTAGATACTTggataacatttttaaaattcagtgTGTTTGGCAACTTggattgtgattataccagaAAACGTTTTCGAAAATATCTTTGCGGTTTTTAAATTAAATCCAAAAGATTACGTATATAATGATTTATTGCTTTAAATCCAGTTAGTTACTTAAATCGATGATTACCTTCTCAGcaagtaaaagaaaaactacAATAGATACTTCAAATATTCCCTAGCGATTTATACGCTagatattttatcaatatctaTGATTGTTCATCAAGatattctaaaattaaatagaaCTTCCCTAATTAACAACCCTTTTGCGCAAACAAATTTAATAGCATTTAAGTTTGAATAACATATCTTACAAAATATACGATTTCGTCAAAAAACAGAAAGGAGAAAATATCGGCTCTACATCTATCCTCCCCATACATACAGCTTAACCTACATATCTTCTTCCATCTATATATACTGAGACTACAAGTAAAGACTGCCCATCGACTTCTCACAGAAAAAATGTCAAAAGAGATTAGAAAAATGTGTCTGATCAAGAATCTCAAACCTTACCGAGATGAATGGCGTCTGTCTCTGAAACTGCTCAGCAATGGTAGCATGGGTCACTTTTAAGAAAGGATTGAAGATTCTGATTGTAGACAAAGATggtaaatctaaaacaaaaactatGAATGTAGTTTTCAAAGAGATTTTTAACAATCTGGAAGAGCATGAGTGATAAGGTATTCTGAATAATAGTCTCAACAGTAAACAcgtttatttgtttatataaatcataagttgattctgttgtttttttttttgcactaAAAGTTGATTCTGTTGTTTAATGCAGGTTTCAGACTTGAGCACAGCTGGTTTCATGTGATGGTTTACGAAGATCTCTATATTGTGGTCAACCTATATTTTATCTATCTATGAAACACTTGATTCAAATAACTATGCAGTAGCTAAACTTTTAGACAAGACATAGTCTATTTATTCTGCTATTCAGGGCCGTCTTAAACTATTAATAGATcctgttcaaaaaatattaatggtaTATTTAACGATGTAATAgaataatttaaaagtttatagttttatttatatatatttgacatcttttttttttgaaattatcagCTCCAAATCTAGTATTAtgtctaaaaatttaaagttttatatcataacttatatatttatctcaaaaattcttaatgtttttttaattttttaacttgGACCTTGTTCGACCGCTCCACTTGCACGTGCCGTTAGACGGTTCTGTGCTATTTTCAAACAATTCAGTGTTAATTTTATCTACAATTTCTTACAAAATCATTCACATTAACAAAGATATCCTTCAATCAATCAAGTTGGAACCTACCAAGTTTTATAGACCTATATAAGTTTTCATTGAAATCCTAGATGCTGCTAAGTTCATTTCATCCACCTAATAgctaaaataaaagatatgatGATGTACTAACCGAGTTTTGTAATCTGGAGTCTGGTCGTACGCCGTGTGTCTTTTCTACATTTGTATTCTATAAACAAGAGTCTGGTCTTCGTTCTCCAAAACATTTGAGTACATGCATATccaataaaacatataaattagtctGGTCTTCGTTCTCCAAAACATTTGAGTACATGCAAATCCAATAAAACATTTGAGTACAAgcctaatttttttatttattaacatgttttaataatagagatgcACTTACCATTGAAACGTAGGTAAAGAAGGTTATATCTCTGTCCATGTTCTTCATGCGTTCTGTTGTAATCTCTGTCTCTATTGATGCCACCACACGACCTGCATATTAATTGTATACAAATATCTCCACTCATTATATTTTAGAGCATTAACATTTAGTGTATTATAAGAAAACTCAATAAAGCTATATTCATAGACTTATCTTTCTACTAGAAGGTTTTGTTTCGAACATAGTCCTTTCTCCATCCTTATAGAGCCATATAGTTTCTCCTCATCCTCACTCCTGTATAATTAGCAGTAGATAACAGT
Above is a window of Raphanus sativus cultivar WK10039 unplaced genomic scaffold, ASM80110v3 Scaffold0968, whole genome shotgun sequence DNA encoding:
- the LOC108845925 gene encoding NEDD8-specific protease 1: MGYSSDDDKILSYNDVVLRRSDLDILNGPNFLNDRIIEFYLSYLSTVHTSSAISLIPPSIAFWISNCPDTESLKDFIKPLRLLESDLLIFPVNDNTNVELAEGGLHWSLLVYHREANSFFHHDSLMGLNKWSAKQLFEAVSPFVSDGDAMYRECSDTPQQKNRYDCGVYLLAIARVICEWFSSGGVKNRDELWFTDVKETVPDLVNHLREEMSGLIRRLISEKSATV